A part of Methanohalobium evestigatum Z-7303 genomic DNA contains:
- a CDS encoding DUF1699 family protein — protein sequence MKIRVVSAKDEIENLDESEEIVHLAFRPSNTDIFTIVSKCPNLKVLHLPSSYKKTLSESAKMFLEMQGVDLLEGDVWGHRKDINEYSEVSRNVYKKIDELKEKGIDEEKIVEKMEKETNLSSDFVKFLVGQKA from the coding sequence ATGAAAATTCGAGTAGTTAGTGCAAAAGATGAAATAGAAAATCTGGATGAAAGTGAGGAAATAGTGCATCTTGCGTTCAGACCATCCAACACCGACATATTTACTATTGTATCAAAATGTCCGAACCTTAAAGTATTGCACCTTCCAAGTTCCTATAAAAAAACATTATCTGAATCTGCAAAAATGTTTCTGGAAATGCAGGGTGTTGACCTTCTTGAAGGAGATGTCTGGGGACACAGAAAAGATATTAATGAATATTCTGAAGTTTCCAGAAACGTTTACAAAAAGATTGATGAATTAAAAGAAAAAGGAATAGATGAAGAGAAAATTGTGGAAAAGATGGAAAAAGAAACGAATTTGAGTTCGGATTTTGTAAAGTTCCTCGTCGGGCAAAAAGCCTGA
- a CDS encoding calcium/sodium antiporter, translated as MEPMILNLIILITALLSLVKGSDYFVEYASTIAKLLGVSEFVIGLTLVSIGTSIPELASSMAAVFQQAEEIVIGNIIGSNIANIALVVGFAVLFANIKTDRKILKKDGYIMLFAVILFFVFSLDYYISRFEAIIFLFLYLSYIFYSWDPYRSNDSDKKSYIEEFLRYSIKFKYLKTIKKRMKPTTSTDINDRNNKKLLKPFVILSISGFAVILGARYFIQQAVYFANIFNISDTIIGISLVALGTSLPELMVTATSAKKGYGYLILGNVIGSNITNTFLILGLSGLVVPLGIVGTDLFFIMPFMIFLSAILLLFVWTQWELKRPEGVFLLLVYILFITTLLTQYNPSEVIYT; from the coding sequence ATGGAACCCATGATTTTAAATCTGATAATACTTATTACTGCTTTATTATCTCTTGTTAAAGGTTCAGATTATTTTGTTGAATATGCTTCCACAATAGCAAAACTACTTGGAGTATCAGAATTTGTTATAGGGTTGACTCTTGTATCTATAGGAACGTCCATACCAGAACTTGCTTCATCCATGGCAGCTGTGTTCCAGCAAGCAGAGGAAATAGTTATCGGTAATATAATCGGGTCAAATATTGCAAATATTGCACTTGTTGTAGGATTTGCAGTATTGTTTGCAAATATAAAAACCGACAGAAAAATACTGAAAAAAGACGGCTACATTATGCTTTTTGCAGTGATACTGTTTTTTGTATTTTCTTTGGATTACTATATCTCCCGGTTTGAAGCGATTATATTCCTTTTTTTATACCTATCGTATATATTCTATTCATGGGACCCTTACAGGTCTAATGATTCAGACAAAAAATCGTATATTGAAGAATTTCTACGATATTCTATCAAGTTCAAATATCTTAAAACCATCAAAAAGCGAATGAAACCTACAACATCAACTGATATAAATGATAGAAATAACAAAAAACTATTAAAACCTTTTGTGATACTATCTATCAGTGGTTTTGCAGTAATACTTGGAGCAAGATATTTTATCCAGCAGGCTGTTTATTTTGCCAATATTTTTAATATTTCTGACACAATTATAGGGATAAGTCTGGTAGCTCTGGGAACATCTCTACCGGAACTTATGGTCACAGCAACATCGGCTAAAAAAGGTTATGGATACCTGATACTTGGAAATGTTATTGGTTCTAACATTACAAACACTTTTCTAATACTGGGTTTATCTGGTCTGGTGGTACCACTTGGTATTGTAGGAACTGATTTATTTTTCATTATGCCTTTTATGATATTTCTCAGCGCAATCCTTTTGTTGTTTGTCTGGACTCAATGGGAATTAAAGCGGCCTGAAGGAGTATTTTTATTGTTGGTTTATATTTTGTTTATAACAACCTTGTTAACCCAGTATAATCCATCAGAGGTTATATACACATAA
- a CDS encoding DUF2117 family protein, translated as MKIGVVVHGPEVVDSGQSKLILDILSSLYDSLNAQLGGSMGKTAVIDAGLENLIDITGCLKPSQSIRYLEKIENCDIVCLLTQSKSVDNGHIFGNMVIEKLDNPKLPVLQIETQGSGVIIPWTKNSTNHAKSLSDLLGLKISTPMNIVSGIYKCGSTIKREISGVSPGECVFLNGIIIGRAESNKVTIVADNGFIKSIEGGTIKQHGVEKLHKYDKRVPVDIENAWIKTGLLRRSCNYSPQVKYNSTGSNNGFRVVLIDHDADNCFDLDFKVDMAVTIGDDTTIVAADIFYRFAVPVIGIVDGDRDEEYQNMCIYPGTCILKLKPGYDDILGKRIENEIFRGDKIVDFDTMESFKREIIYLGKEIIESVIQY; from the coding sequence ATGAAAATAGGAGTAGTTGTTCATGGTCCAGAGGTTGTAGATTCGGGGCAGTCTAAATTAATACTGGATATATTATCATCATTGTATGATAGTTTGAACGCTCAACTTGGAGGGTCAATGGGTAAAACAGCAGTCATTGATGCAGGTCTTGAAAATCTGATTGATATAACCGGGTGTTTGAAACCAAGCCAAAGTATTAGATATCTGGAAAAAATCGAAAATTGTGATATAGTATGTCTATTAACTCAATCTAAATCTGTTGATAATGGTCACATATTTGGAAACATGGTGATAGAAAAATTGGATAATCCCAAATTACCGGTTTTACAGATTGAAACACAGGGAAGCGGGGTAATAATTCCATGGACAAAAAATTCTACAAACCATGCAAAATCCCTATCTGATTTGTTGGGTTTAAAAATTTCAACTCCGATGAATATTGTTTCTGGTATTTATAAATGTGGTTCAACTATAAAAAGAGAGATTTCCGGTGTGTCGCCCGGAGAGTGTGTATTTTTAAACGGAATCATAATAGGCAGAGCTGAATCAAATAAAGTAACCATCGTTGCAGACAATGGTTTCATAAAATCAATTGAAGGCGGAACTATAAAGCAACATGGGGTCGAAAAACTTCATAAGTATGATAAAAGAGTGCCTGTAGATATAGAAAATGCATGGATAAAAACAGGTTTGTTAAGACGTAGCTGTAATTATTCTCCACAGGTTAAATATAATAGTACTGGAAGTAATAATGGTTTTAGAGTGGTTTTAATTGATCATGACGCTGATAACTGTTTTGACTTAGATTTTAAGGTAGATATGGCGGTTACAATAGGTGATGATACAACAATAGTAGCAGCAGATATATTTTATAGATTTGCAGTTCCTGTAATAGGTATTGTAGATGGTGACAGGGATGAGGAATATCAAAATATGTGTATTTATCCCGGCACATGTATATTAAAGTTAAAACCCGGATATGACGATATATTGGGTAAACGAATAGAAAATGAAATCTTTAGGGGGGATAAAATAGTTGATTTTGATACAATGGAATCTTTTAAAAGGGAAATAATATATTTAG